The Microbulbifer sp. TB1203 nucleotide sequence CCGGGATATCCACCAGGCCGCTGCCCAGGGTCCAGACCGCAATCTCACCCGTCCCGACCCGGATGTCGACCTGAAAGAGGTGCTGGTAGCGCTGGCAGACGTGCTCCGCCGCGCGGACATGTTCGAGAGCCACCAGGTGGAGCGGGAAAAACTCTCCACCCGCGAGCGTATGACCCAGGTGCTGGACAGAATCCGCCACCGCCAGTTTGTGCCCTTTGTGAGCCTGTTTACCGTGCAGGAAGGGCGCCTGGGCGTAGTGGTCACCTTCCTCGCGGTGATGGAACTGGTGAAAGAATCCCTGGTGGAGCTGGTACAGAACGAGGCCTTCGGCCCCATCCATGTGCGCGCCGCGGGCCAGGAGCCCGAAGCCGCGGAAGCGGAAGAAGAAGCCGACACCGAAATGGTTCCCTTGTAGGAGCGGCCCATGGCCGCGATCAATAGTGGTTTTTGCACAGATCGATCGCGGCCATGGGCCGCTCCTACACAGTCCGAAATGGTAACTACTCTCCCCTCTCCCGCTTGCGGGGGAGGGGCCGGGGGAGGGGGGCTGCCCGGCTCCCCCTCTCCCTAACCAAAGGGGGGAGAGGGGACTGTCGGGGGGAGTAGTTACTCGAAATGAAAGATTCCAAGGTTTAGAAGTTAGAAGATGACAATCGCTCCGGAACTACTGCGCCGCATAGTGGAAGGCGCACTGCTGGCCGCAGGGCAACCGCTCTCCGAGGAGAAGCTGCTGTCCCTGATCGACGAGGGGGAGCGCCCGGAAAAGGCGGTGCTCTGCGAGGTGCTGGAGGAAATTGCCGGCAGTTGCGCCGAGCGGGGCTTCGAGCTGCGCCAGGTGGCCAGTGGCTGGCGCTACCAGGTGCCGGAAGACCTGGCCCCGTGGGTCAACCGCCTGTGGGAGGAGAAGCCACAGAAATACTCCCGCGCGATTCTCGAGACCCTGGCGATCATCGCCTATCGCCAGCCCATTACCCGTGGTGATATCGAGGAGATCCGCGGCGTTGCGGTGAGTTCTCACATCGTCAGAAGCCTGTCCGAACGCGGCTGGATCAAGGTGGTGGGGCAGCGGGATGTGCCCGGCAAGCCGTCGCTCTACGCCACTACCCGGGAGTTTCTCGACTACTTCAACCTGAGCACCCTGGACGACCTGCCCACCCTGGCGGAGATCCGCGATATCGACAGCCTGAACCAGGCGCTGGACCTGGGCCAACTGGACAGCGGCGAACCGCAGCAGGGCGCCGACAGTGACGCGGATTCCGCAGAGCCGGCAGCGGAATCGAGAGAAGCCGAAGCGGCCGAACCCGCCGAGTCGGGCGAAGACACAGGCGAAGATGCTCCCGTCGAAGTGGGCTCTCCGGAAGAAGTCGAAGAAGAGCAGCTTGAAAATGAACTTTTGCAGGACTCTGGTAGCGATTTGGAAACAGTAGCCGAGGCCGGGTTCACCGACAGCGAAGGCGAGGAGATCGTCGAAGACGAATTCCCCGAAGCTGATAGCTGTGCAGTGAGCGAAGGCTCTCTAACCGCGGAGCTCCCGCCGAGCAGCCTGTTTGTCGAAAATGCCGAACCTGATGAGCCCGTCGAAGCCGAAGACGAAACCGGGAAAGAACCGCAATCGGAAAATGCCACCCTATGAGTGATAGCACTTCGCCTGCGGGCGAAAAACTGCAGAAAGTACTGGCCCGCACCGGCCTGGGCTCGCGGCGCGAGATGGAGCGCGCGATTGAGGCGGGCCGGGTGACCGTGAACGGTGTGGTGGCGGAGTTGGGCGAGCGGGTGACCGATACAGATCATATCGAACTCGACGGCCGCCGCCTGCCAGTGCAGGAGGAGAACCGCTGCCGGGTGATCCTGTACAACAAGCCGGTGGGGGAGATCTGTTCCCGCCACGATCCGGAGGGGCGGCCCACGGTCTATGACAGCCTGCCGCGCCTGCGCTCCGGGCGCTGGATTTCCGTGGGCCGGTTGGATTTCAACACCAGCGGCTTGCTGCTGTTCACCAACAGTGGCGAGTTGGCCAACAAGCTGATGCATCCCTCGTCGGTGATCGACCGCGAGTACCTGGTGCGCATCCAGGGCCAGGTGGACGACGAAATGAAAAAACGCCTGCTCACCGGGGTGTTGCTGGAAGATGGCGTGGCGCGGTTTACCGATATTGTCCCCAGCGGTGGCGAGGGAAACAACCGCTGGTTCTACTGCGTGGTGATGGAGGGGCGCAACCGCGAAGTCCGGCGCCTGTGGGAGTCCCAGGGTGTGCGTGTCAGCCGCCTGAAACGGGTGCGCTACGGCAGTGTATTCATTCCCTCCCATGTGCGTGTGGGCCAGTGGATTGAGATGGAGCCCAAGGAGATTGACGACCTGTGCATCACCGCCGGCCTGCCCAAACTGGGCCAGCGTCCGCTGACCCAGGCGGAACAACAGAACCTGCAGCGCCAGCGGCGCAAGCTGCGCAAATCGTCTGGGTCGGCACCGCGCCGCGGCAAGTTGCAGAAATGATAGAGGAATAGGTCGGGTGGCGCGTAGGATGGGCACGCTGCGCTTTGCCCATCCTACTGGAGTCCCGAGTCCTACTGGTTTTCCTCGATCGGCTCCTCACCTTCCTCCTCAAGGGTTTCGCCCTCCATCCCGTCGCTATCCATATCGTCCGGCTCCGCGCCCATCACATCGTCGTCGTCCGAGGGGAGTTCGGAATCGCTGCCGTTGTCCATCTGCGACTCTGCCGGCGGCGCTTCGGCGGATTCCACTACCTCCTTGAGATTGTTCAGTCCCGTCTCGTAGGACTTGCCCACCATCTGTTTCACGGCCAGCCCCGTCCAGCGGGCAATGGGCCCCGCGCCCATATCGGTGTTGAACCACCAGGTGAGGTTGGTACCGCTGCCCTGGGGCCGCAGGCGAAATTCGGCGTTGGCTTTGCCCTGCTCGCCGAAATCCAGCTCGGTGTGCACCAGCGAGTGGGGCTGGCTGGAGGTAATGGTCTGGCTGCCGCTGCCTACACTGGGATTGTCACTGCGCCAGGACATCATCGCGCCCACTCCCTCCTCGGGGCCGCTGTAGCTGTACTCGGTGTCCGGGTCCATCTGGTACCAGGGCGACCAGCTGTTGAAGTTGCGGAAGTTGTTGAGGTAGGGAAAGACTGCTTCGGGCGGTTTGGATATGTACACGCTGCGCTCGAGGGTGATTTCGCGGGGAAACAGGAAGCCGGCGAGTACCAGTAGTACCAGGAAAATCAGAATATAGAGTATCCAGCGCATAGCAAGGGCCCTTTCATTATCCATTGTGGGCGGCTCAACTGCAGCCGGAGCTCGATTATCAATGATCAATTACCAATGAACAATTACCAATGAACGATGACCGCCGGTAATTGATCATTGTTCATTGATCACCACCAGTGGCAAATCTATTTCCACACAGAGGCCGGCGCCGGGAACATTTCGGGCGGAGATGGTACCGCCATGGTGCAATACGGTGCGCTGGGCGATGGCCAGACCCAGGCCGAAACCTCCGCTCTCCCGGGTGCGCGCGGTATCGGTGCGGTAGAAGGGGCGAAAAATGGCTTTGAGTTCGTCTTTGGAGACACCGTTGCCGGAGTCGATCACGCGGATACGGCATCGCTCGTCGCGGATCTCAATTTCGACCCTTACCGCGCCGCTGCTGGGGCTGTAGTTGATCGCGTTGCGCAGGATATTTTCCAGGGCGGCGGTCAGCGAGCTGCCGCGGGTGGCCACCAGGGCTTCCTCGCAGTCGCTTTCGAAAATGAATTTCAGCTGTTTTTCATCCGCCTCGGCTTTCAGGTCCTCGATCAGGGCGTTGATCAGGCTGTTGATTTCCACCACATCGTCCAGCGGTCGCTGGTCGGTTCCCGCCACCGGCAGGGAGAGCACGTCGGCGATAATATCCTCCAGGTAGTCCGCGGCCTTGCCGATCTTGTCCAGCTCCGCATCCAGTCCGGCGGTGTCCTTTTGTCGCGCTATGCCGAGGGCCACCTGCAGGCGCGCGAGGGGTGAGCGCAGTTCGTGGGAGACGTCCTTGATCAGCCGCCGCTGTTCGGCCATGGATTCCTGCAGCTGGGCGGTCATGGAGTCGAAATCCCGCGCCAGATCGGCCAGTTCGTCATTGCGGCTGGGCATCCCGGGGGAAACCCGATAGTCCAGTTCGCCCGCGGCCACGCGCCGGGTGGCGGTGCGCAGCTGGTCCAGGGGGCGGCTGAGATAACGGGCCAGCCAGTAGCAGGCGGCGCCGGAGGCGAGCATGGACAGCAGCAATATCGGCCAGAAATTGCGCCACAGGAAGCGCAGCAGCAGCGTTTCCTTGCTCTGCCCGGCGATCAACACTACGCGCAGGCTGTCCGGGCCGCGCAGGGCAACAAAAAAACCCACCGCGGGTTTTTTTTGTACCAGCCTATGGGTTTCGCGATTGCGGAAGTTGAGGCGTTCGAACATGGGGGCCATGTCTTCGGGCAGCGGACGGCCCAGCAGTTCGCGACCGTGCTGGTCGACGGCGAACACCTGGCGCTGAACTTTGGGCGGCTGGCGTTGCAGCCAGTGGCGAAAGCTCTCCGGGCCGTGGCGTCGCGCCATGCGCATTTTGCGCACCGTCTCGTGAAACAGCGCCGGTCCTTCCCAGCGTTCTTCCTGCCTGGGATCGCCGAATTCGCGGAAATGGGTAATGTAAACGGTCGCCACCACCATCCCTACCGCGGTGATCCAGGCGCCGAAAAACATCTTCCAGAAAAGGCTATGCATGGGACCTGGTCAGCATATAGCCGGCGCCGCGAATATTGATGATCAGCTCGCGGCTGGCGCCATACTCGGCGAGTTTCTTGCGGATATTGCTCACGTGCACGTCGATGGAGCGGTCGTAGGGCATCAGTTTGCGGCCCAGCGCGGTCTCCGTCAGCATCTCCTTGCTCACCACGTCGCCCGCGTGCTGTACCAGTACCCTGAGCACGGCGAACTCCGCACCGGTGAGAGAGAGCAGCCGGTCATTCCAGTAGCCCTGGTGCTCCGCCGGCAGCAGGCGCAGCGGTCCGCTCGCCAGGGTGCCGGGCTCATCGGATTCGATGCGGCCGCGGCGCAGTACGGCGCGCAGGCGTGCGGCCAGTTCACGGGGGTTACAGGGTTTGGGCAGATAGTCGTCCGCACCCATCTCCAGGCCGACGATGCGGTCGACGGTGTCCCCCTTGGCGGTGAGCATCAGTACCGGCAGCGAGCGGCTCGCCGGCGAAGCCTCTTCCCGCAGCTTGCGCAGCAGGTCGAAGCCGTTGTGCACCGGCAGCATCACATCCAGCACCAGGGCGTCGAAGGTGTGGCTTTTGGCCAGTTCCAGGCCGCGGCCGCCATCGTTGGCCACGGTGACCTGGAAGCCCTCGCCAATAAGGAATTCCTGTAGCAGATCGGTCAGTTCGCTGTCGTCGTCGACCAGCAGAATACGGCTCATGGTTTTCTCTCTGTGTGTTCAGGCTCCATTATATGCAAAGCTCCGGCGCCGGATACGACGCCGCGCAGGACCTTTTACCGTTCTTAACAAATGTTTACCGGCGTTTGCCCCTATTTACATAGCGCTCTCCTAGTATGCGTATACACCTACTGAGACCAAACTAGAGGATGCGTCGATGAATAAATGGAAAGCGATGATGGGCAGCCTGGCGCTGGCGGGTACCCTGTCGGTACCGGCAGTCACTCTGGCCCAGGACGATTTCGTCCACACCTCCATGTCCCGTCACCACGGTTCCCATTTCCTTGAGCACATGGAGGAAGAGCTGGGTCTGACCGAGGGCCAGGTTGCGCAACTGAAGGCCAACCGCGAAGCCAATCGCGACGTCCGTAAGTCGCAGCGCGATCAGATGCGCGAGTTGCGCAAGCAGCTGCGCGAGGCCATCGACTCCGGCGCGGACCAGGGCACCCTGGACGAACTGGGAGCGCAGTTGGGCAAGCTGCACGTGGCCAAGGTGCAGGAAATGCAGCAGATGCGCCAGCAGTTTGAAGTAATCCTGACCGAAGAACAGAAGGCCAAGCTCAAGCAATTGAAAGAGGAGCGCGGAGGACGCCATCATTTCCGGCGCTGGAAGGAGCGCGACGAAGAATAGTCTGAACATCTCCGGTGCGATCGATCGGGCAGTTTCTACCCCAGCCCGGTAGGAGTCGTAACCCCCTTGCCCCCATGCGGGGGCTTTTTTTTGCGCGGAAGCTGAGGTGCGTGTTTTTATTTTCAGAATACCTGCTCTCATCTTTGTCGAGACAACCCACAAGTAGGGTCGGTGTCGGCTTGCGATGGGCCGGATGCCCGTGCTTGCTGTCGCCCCCCATAGCTGGGAAAATAGCGCGCCGCCGGATAGGGGGTGGCATAGACGGGGAGTGAATGTGAGCAGAATCGGCTTGTTTTACGGCAGTGACGAGGGCAATACCGAGGCGGTGGCCTTTCGAATCCGTGCCCGCCTGGGTGAGGAACGGGTGGATATCCACGATATCGCCGACGTCACCCAGTTGGAAATCGCCGATTACGACCAGTTGATCTTCGGTATCCCCACCTGGGACTTCGGCCAGATCCAGTCGGACTGGGAGGATTTCTGGGAGGATGTGGAGCAGATCGACTTCACCGGCAAGACCGTGGCCCTGTTCGGCCTCGGCGACCAGTTCGGCTATGGCGACTATTTCCTGGATGCGATGGGCATGCTGCACGACGTGATCGTCGCCGGCGGCGCGTCCATTGTCGGTCACTGGCCCACCGAGGGCTACGAGTTCGAGGCCTCCAAGGCGGAGATCGAGGGGGAGGACTGTTTCGTCGGTCTCGCTATCGATGAGGACCAGCAGGAGGAGCTCACCGCCGGGCGCCTCAATCTCTGGTGCCGCCAGATCGCGGAGGAGTTAGGGCTCGAGGGCGGCGCCGACGGCGTCGCGCAATTGGACGATTGAGTGCACCCATGAAAACTACCCTCGAATTCAGGCAGTTCTGGCCCTGGCTGGCGGAACATCCCAATTGTATCCTGCGCGCCGGTACCGCTGATTCGGTGTTCTACGATGACGACGACTACTATTGGCGCTTCGCCGAAGAGGATGCCCGTACCCTGCTGGTGCAGGTGCTGCGGGGCAAGCGGCCGGTGGCGGAGTTGTTTATCGAACCGGAGTATGTGACCTATGTGGAGATCAGCCCCGGCGAGAAGGGCGAGTTCAATTTCGACTTGATTTCGGAATTCGAGGGCCAGCGCCAGGTTCTCTACTACTTTGTGCTGGCGCATCCGTTCGAAGAGTCAGCAGAGACAAATGAAGCAGAGAAAACCGGGCGCGGGCGGCGACTGCACTAGTTTGCATGTAGCCTGCTTGTAGGATGGGCAAAGCGCAGCGTGCCCATCATCTGAGGCTGTGATGGGCAGGTTGCGCTTTGCCCATCCTACAGAGTGCTACGTGAGTAGCCGCACCAGAATCTCCCGGTACATCTTCTTCAGCTTGTCCAGGTCTTCCGCTTTCACACACTCATCCACCTTGTGAATGGTCGCATTGACCGGCCCCAATTCCACTACCTGTGCGCCGGTCGGAGCGATAAAGCGACCGTCTGAAGTGCCTCCGGCGGTGGAGAGCTGGGTGGCTTCGCCGGTTACCGACAGGATCGCGGACTGCGCGGCTTCCACCAGCGGGCCTTCGGCGGTGAGAAATGGCTGGCCGGAGAGGTTGAAGTTCGCCTCATACTTTAAGCCGTGCTTGTCGAGGGTGGCGCGCGCGCGGCGTTCCAGTTCCTTTGCAGTGGTCTCGGTGGAGAAGCGCCAGTTGCACACGAGTTTCACTTCGCCGGGAATAACGTTGGTGGCGCCGGTGCCGCCATTGATATTGGAAACCTGGAAGCTGGTTGCCGGGAAAAAGTCGTTGCCCTTGTCCCACTCTTCAGCGGCGAGTTCCGCCAGCGCCGGGGCGAGGGTGTGAATCGGATTTTCCGCCAGATGTGGATAAGCCACATGGCCCTGCACGCCGAGTACCCTGAGTTCCAGGCCCAGTGAGCCGCGGCGGCCGTTCTTGATTACGTCACCGACCCGCTCGGTGCTGGAGGGCTCGCCCACCAGGCACCAGTCGATTTTTTCCCGCCGCTCTTCCAGCCACTGGACCACTTTCACCGTGCCACCGGTGGCCGGGCCCTCTTCGTCGCTGGTGATCAGGAAGGCGATACGGCCGCTGTGATCCGGGTGCGCGGCGACAAACTCCTCACAGGCCACAACCATCGCCGCCAGTGAGCCCTTCATATCTGCCGCGCCGCGGCCGTAGAGATAACCGTTGTCGACAGTGGGTTCAAAAGGAGGGTGCTGCCAGTTTTCCTCCGGCCCCGTGGGCACCACATCGGTGTGGCCGGCAAAGGCGAACAGCGGGCCGGTTTCGCCGCGGACAGCCCAGAAGTTGTCGGTATCGCCCCAGCGCAGGCGGGTGGTTTTGAAGCCGATTTTTTCCAGGCGCTGGATCATCAGGTCCATGCAGCCGGCGTCTTCGGGGGTGACGGATTTGAGGCGGATCAGGTCGCTGGCGAGTTTTACTGTGGGGGTCATTTATTTTTCCGTAGTCGGTTCGGTGATAGGAGCTCCGCAGCGGGTGCCGTGGCGGCCCTGCTACCGGCAGCAATTTGCGGGACACGGGCTTGGGCGCCCCCCTTAAATACATTCCTGTACGGCCATCCATGGCCGTGAACGGTCTGGCATAAAGCCACCGGCACCAGGGCCTTCACATTTTGCTCCAGAGTTCTTCCAGCCTTTCAGTCGGTGGCGGTCGGAGCACGAACGCCTGATGCGAAGGCGCTGATACCGGAATTCGTTTGCGGGACTGTCTGCGAGAGGGACCTCGCAGACAAGCCCCCATGGATGGGTTCACGGCGTGTCCCGCAAACGAATTCCGGTAGCAGGGCCGCCCGGGAGCTTGTTACGAGGCTCCTGTTTCGGATCGATGAGCGGGCCTGCGGCCCGCAAGCGGAGCTGGAGCTCCGCGGTCCCGGGTCTCGGAATCAATTGCTGTGCAACGCCGCGTTCAATTCAATAGCACTCTTGTTGGTCAGGCATTCCACCGCACCGTTGGTGGAATTGCGCCGGAACAGCAGGTCGGATTTGCCGGCCAGGTCGCGGGCTTTCACGTGTTCCACCAGCTTGCCGCTGTCGTCCAGCAGCGCCACTTTGGTTCCGGAGGTGATA carries:
- a CDS encoding SRPBCC family protein; the encoded protein is MRWILYILIFLVLLVLAGFLFPREITLERSVYISKPPEAVFPYLNNFRNFNSWSPWYQMDPDTEYSYSGPEEGVGAMMSWRSDNPSVGSGSQTITSSQPHSLVHTELDFGEQGKANAEFRLRPQGSGTNLTWWFNTDMGAGPIARWTGLAVKQMVGKSYETGLNNLKEVVESAEAPPAESQMDNGSDSELPSDDDDVMGAEPDDMDSDGMEGETLEEEGEEPIEENQ
- a CDS encoding Spy/CpxP family protein refolding chaperone, whose amino-acid sequence is MNKWKAMMGSLALAGTLSVPAVTLAQDDFVHTSMSRHHGSHFLEHMEEELGLTEGQVAQLKANREANRDVRKSQRDQMRELRKQLREAIDSGADQGTLDELGAQLGKLHVAKVQEMQQMRQQFEVILTEEQKAKLKQLKEERGGRHHFRRWKERDEE
- the rluB gene encoding 23S rRNA pseudouridine(2605) synthase RluB — translated: MSDSTSPAGEKLQKVLARTGLGSRREMERAIEAGRVTVNGVVAELGERVTDTDHIELDGRRLPVQEENRCRVILYNKPVGEICSRHDPEGRPTVYDSLPRLRSGRWISVGRLDFNTSGLLLFTNSGELANKLMHPSSVIDREYLVRIQGQVDDEMKKRLLTGVLLEDGVARFTDIVPSGGEGNNRWFYCVVMEGRNREVRRLWESQGVRVSRLKRVRYGSVFIPSHVRVGQWIEMEPKEIDDLCITAGLPKLGQRPLTQAEQQNLQRQRRKLRKSSGSAPRRGKLQK
- the scpB gene encoding SMC-Scp complex subunit ScpB, yielding MTIAPELLRRIVEGALLAAGQPLSEEKLLSLIDEGERPEKAVLCEVLEEIAGSCAERGFELRQVASGWRYQVPEDLAPWVNRLWEEKPQKYSRAILETLAIIAYRQPITRGDIEEIRGVAVSSHIVRSLSERGWIKVVGQRDVPGKPSLYATTREFLDYFNLSTLDDLPTLAEIRDIDSLNQALDLGQLDSGEPQQGADSDADSAEPAAESREAEAAEPAESGEDTGEDAPVEVGSPEEVEEEQLENELLQDSGSDLETVAEAGFTDSEGEEIVEDEFPEADSCAVSEGSLTAELPPSSLFVENAEPDEPVEAEDETGKEPQSENATL
- a CDS encoding flavodoxin, which codes for MSRIGLFYGSDEGNTEAVAFRIRARLGEERVDIHDIADVTQLEIADYDQLIFGIPTWDFGQIQSDWEDFWEDVEQIDFTGKTVALFGLGDQFGYGDYFLDAMGMLHDVIVAGGASIVGHWPTEGYEFEASKAEIEGEDCFVGLAIDEDQQEELTAGRLNLWCRQIAEELGLEGGADGVAQLDD
- a CDS encoding ATP-binding protein, producing the protein MHSLFWKMFFGAWITAVGMVVATVYITHFREFGDPRQEERWEGPALFHETVRKMRMARRHGPESFRHWLQRQPPKVQRQVFAVDQHGRELLGRPLPEDMAPMFERLNFRNRETHRLVQKKPAVGFFVALRGPDSLRVVLIAGQSKETLLLRFLWRNFWPILLLSMLASGAACYWLARYLSRPLDQLRTATRRVAAGELDYRVSPGMPSRNDELADLARDFDSMTAQLQESMAEQRRLIKDVSHELRSPLARLQVALGIARQKDTAGLDAELDKIGKAADYLEDIIADVLSLPVAGTDQRPLDDVVEINSLINALIEDLKAEADEKQLKFIFESDCEEALVATRGSSLTAALENILRNAINYSPSSGAVRVEIEIRDERCRIRVIDSGNGVSKDELKAIFRPFYRTDTARTRESGGFGLGLAIAQRTVLHHGGTISARNVPGAGLCVEIDLPLVVINEQ
- the dapE gene encoding succinyl-diaminopimelate desuccinylase, whose translation is MTPTVKLASDLIRLKSVTPEDAGCMDLMIQRLEKIGFKTTRLRWGDTDNFWAVRGETGPLFAFAGHTDVVPTGPEENWQHPPFEPTVDNGYLYGRGAADMKGSLAAMVVACEEFVAAHPDHSGRIAFLITSDEEGPATGGTVKVVQWLEERREKIDWCLVGEPSSTERVGDVIKNGRRGSLGLELRVLGVQGHVAYPHLAENPIHTLAPALAELAAEEWDKGNDFFPATSFQVSNINGGTGATNVIPGEVKLVCNWRFSTETTAKELERRARATLDKHGLKYEANFNLSGQPFLTAEGPLVEAAQSAILSVTGEATQLSTAGGTSDGRFIAPTGAQVVELGPVNATIHKVDECVKAEDLDKLKKMYREILVRLLT
- a CDS encoding response regulator transcription factor, with protein sequence MSRILLVDDDSELTDLLQEFLIGEGFQVTVANDGGRGLELAKSHTFDALVLDVMLPVHNGFDLLRKLREEASPASRSLPVLMLTAKGDTVDRIVGLEMGADDYLPKPCNPRELAARLRAVLRRGRIESDEPGTLASGPLRLLPAEHQGYWNDRLLSLTGAEFAVLRVLVQHAGDVVSKEMLTETALGRKLMPYDRSIDVHVSNIRKKLAEYGASRELIINIRGAGYMLTRSHA